In Streptomyces sp. 840.1, one DNA window encodes the following:
- a CDS encoding TetR/AcrR family transcriptional regulator: MVRRYDPERRARIIDAAIRVVGARGIAGLSHRSVAAEADVPLGSTTYHFASLDELLIAALRRSNENFAALMRDSPALTDRSADLAAELARLLGEFFGGGRGRAELEYELYLAALRRPALRPVAAEWTDDTAGLLAARTDPATARALVALMDGICLQVLLTGGVYDEAYAREMLSRVAGPGPRPAEDQPPAIIAR; the protein is encoded by the coding sequence ATGGTGCGGCGGTACGACCCCGAGCGGCGCGCCCGCATCATCGACGCGGCGATCCGGGTCGTCGGCGCCAGGGGCATCGCCGGACTCAGCCACCGCTCCGTCGCGGCCGAGGCCGATGTGCCGCTCGGCTCGACGACGTATCACTTCGCCTCGCTGGACGAGCTGCTGATCGCCGCGCTCCGCCGGTCGAACGAGAACTTCGCCGCGCTCATGCGGGACAGCCCCGCCCTCACCGACCGGTCCGCCGACCTCGCGGCCGAACTCGCCCGGCTGCTCGGGGAGTTCTTCGGCGGCGGGCGAGGCAGGGCGGAGCTGGAGTACGAGCTCTACCTCGCCGCCCTGCGCAGGCCCGCGCTGCGGCCGGTCGCCGCCGAGTGGACCGACGACACGGCCGGACTCCTCGCGGCACGCACCGATCCGGCCACCGCGCGGGCGCTGGTCGCCCTGATGGACGGGATCTGTCTCCAGGTCCTGCTCACCGGCGGGGTCTACGACGAGGCGTACGCACGGGAGATGCTGAGTCGGGTCGCGGGGCCGGGCCCCCGGCCGGCCGAGGATCAGCCTCCTGCGATCATCGCCCGATGA
- a CDS encoding multidrug efflux SMR transporter — translation MGYGLLAAAIAAEVAGTTAMKYSEGFTRLWPSLITVVGYLLAFSLLAQTLKTLSMGTAYAIWAGIGTAAVAVIGILFMGESGNLVKVAGIALVIAGVVVLNLGGAH, via the coding sequence ATGGGATATGGACTGCTGGCCGCGGCCATCGCGGCCGAGGTGGCCGGGACGACCGCCATGAAGTACAGCGAGGGATTCACCCGGCTCTGGCCCTCGCTGATCACCGTCGTCGGCTATCTGCTCGCCTTCTCGCTGCTCGCCCAGACCCTGAAGACGCTGTCCATGGGCACGGCCTACGCGATCTGGGCCGGCATCGGCACCGCCGCCGTCGCCGTCATCGGGATCCTGTTCATGGGGGAGTCCGGCAACCTCGTCAAGGTGGCGGGCATCGCGCTGGTCATCGCCGGTGTGGTCGTGCTCAACCTGGGCGGTGCGCACTGA
- a CDS encoding MerR family transcriptional regulator, giving the protein MLIGEVARRSGVSARMLRHYESLGLVSPSGRTGSGYREYSGQDIRRVFHIESLRSLGLSLREIGRALDDPGFTPSLLVDDLVRQTRERIAAETELLTLLSRVDASDPAGWDDVLQVVALLRALGSKSADARQRAALSSGDEVPVEALVEAALSETEPNVAGAIRWALARSGDRGAALLAQGLGSPVAAVRERAVQSLAEMPGEEAAARLRDALDSPDAVVRGHAAPALGARGASDAIPTLIDMVVAGRNDTGAADALGVLARDAPAADRIAAGIADRLAEDTTRAPARGRLTQALGSVPGARASRALVELARDEDRAVALTAAYLLRLRDEH; this is encoded by the coding sequence GTGCTGATCGGTGAGGTGGCCCGGCGGTCCGGGGTCAGTGCCCGGATGCTCCGGCACTACGAGTCCCTCGGTCTGGTGAGTCCTTCGGGCCGCACCGGCTCCGGCTACCGGGAGTACTCCGGGCAGGACATCCGCCGGGTCTTCCACATCGAGAGCCTGCGGTCGCTGGGGCTGTCGCTGCGCGAGATCGGGCGGGCACTCGACGACCCGGGCTTCACGCCCTCGCTGCTCGTCGACGACCTCGTCCGCCAGACGCGCGAACGCATCGCGGCGGAGACCGAACTGCTCACGCTGCTGAGCCGGGTCGACGCCTCGGACCCCGCCGGCTGGGACGACGTCCTCCAGGTCGTGGCCCTCCTGCGGGCGCTGGGGTCGAAGAGCGCCGACGCCCGCCAGCGCGCCGCCCTCTCCTCGGGCGACGAGGTCCCGGTGGAGGCCCTGGTGGAGGCGGCACTGAGCGAGACGGAACCGAACGTCGCCGGAGCCATTCGCTGGGCGCTGGCACGGTCCGGCGACCGGGGCGCGGCACTGCTGGCGCAGGGCCTCGGCTCACCCGTGGCCGCCGTGCGGGAGCGCGCCGTTCAGTCCCTCGCCGAGATGCCCGGCGAGGAGGCCGCCGCTCGGCTGCGCGACGCCCTCGACAGCCCCGACGCGGTGGTCCGGGGACATGCGGCGCCGGCGCTCGGCGCCCGGGGCGCGAGTGACGCGATCCCGACGCTCATCGACATGGTCGTGGCGGGAAGGAACGACACCGGCGCCGCCGACGCGCTCGGCGTGCTGGCGCGCGACGCCCCGGCGGCGGACCGGATCGCCGCCGGGATCGCCGACCGCCTCGCCGAGGACACCACGAGGGCCCCCGCACGCGGACGCCTGACCCAGGCGCTGGGAAGCGTTCCCGGGGCGAGGGCTTCCCGCGCCCTGGTGGAGCTGGCGCGGGACGAGGACCGTGCCGTCGCCCTGACCGCGGCGTACCTGCTCCGACTGCGCGACGAACACTGA
- a CDS encoding hydantoinase/oxoprolinase family protein: MNTHRIRVGIDVGGTFTDAVAVDATTLLLLGQVKVPTSHHHEDGVAHGIVEALDRLLEQTGHTPQDVTFLAHGTTQATNALLEGDVATVGLIGIGAGPSASLTRRLAAFRKLELTPGKRLPLVYAHVADPDDAPAVRAALDAVVREGAEVVVASQPFSVDRPEGEEAVVAAAGELGLPTTAAHDITSLYGLHKRTRTAVVNAAILPRMLATADLVDASITKAGVSAPLMVMRCDGGVMSLDEMRRRPLLTVLSGPAAGVAGALMQERISEGLFLETGGTSTDISVVRRGKVAVRHATILGRSSYLSALDVRTVGVGGGSMVRVSGGTVTGAGPRSAHIAGLAYACFASAQDLRGAEVALIRPMADDPADYVVLDAAGGRFAITMTCAANALGRVPEGDFAQCDRAVAEAAIAPLAALLGTDVATAATKILDAGTGQVRAVVDTMMRDYRLDKDTAVLVGGGGGAAAVTPHLAAVTGQEGRIARHNEVISPIGVALALIREQVERIIPGAGQEQILAVRAEAEAAVVAQGAAADGVEVEVTVDPQTSTVRAVATGATELRTQDRAHRAGETDRLRAAADSLRTDPASVTVLAGTPAHTVYGTEVHRRFRPDLHPVRVVDADGVVRLHAPDARVETTTVGRAPEVLAGLVKEATSYGDGGVRAPALRLLLGSRIADLSGVLDPQPLLALARSELSSRAADEPVVAVVEVRS; this comes from the coding sequence ATGAACACCCACCGCATCCGCGTCGGCATCGACGTGGGCGGAACCTTCACCGATGCCGTGGCCGTCGACGCCACGACCCTGCTTCTGCTGGGGCAGGTGAAGGTTCCCACCAGCCACCACCACGAGGACGGTGTCGCCCACGGCATCGTCGAGGCTCTCGACCGCCTGCTGGAACAGACCGGCCACACCCCGCAGGACGTGACCTTCCTCGCCCACGGCACCACACAGGCTACCAACGCGCTGCTGGAGGGCGACGTCGCCACCGTCGGCCTGATCGGCATCGGCGCAGGTCCGAGCGCATCGCTCACCCGCCGGCTCGCCGCCTTCCGCAAGCTGGAACTCACCCCGGGCAAGCGGCTCCCGCTCGTCTACGCCCATGTGGCCGACCCGGACGACGCCCCCGCCGTGCGCGCCGCCCTGGACGCGGTCGTGCGGGAGGGCGCCGAAGTGGTCGTCGCCAGCCAGCCGTTCAGCGTCGACCGGCCCGAGGGCGAGGAGGCCGTCGTCGCCGCCGCCGGGGAACTGGGGCTGCCGACGACCGCCGCGCACGACATCACCTCGCTGTACGGGCTCCACAAGCGGACCCGGACCGCCGTGGTGAACGCCGCGATCCTGCCGCGCATGCTCGCCACCGCCGACCTCGTCGACGCCTCCATCACCAAGGCGGGCGTGAGCGCGCCGCTGATGGTGATGCGCTGCGACGGCGGGGTGATGTCGCTCGACGAGATGCGGCGCAGACCGCTGCTGACGGTGCTGTCGGGACCCGCGGCGGGCGTCGCCGGGGCGCTCATGCAGGAACGCATCAGCGAGGGCCTGTTCCTGGAGACGGGCGGAACGTCCACGGACATCAGCGTCGTGCGGCGCGGCAAGGTCGCCGTCCGGCACGCCACGATCCTCGGCCGCAGCTCGTACCTGTCGGCGCTCGACGTGCGGACCGTCGGAGTCGGCGGCGGGTCGATGGTCCGGGTCTCCGGCGGCACGGTCACCGGCGCCGGACCGCGCAGCGCGCACATCGCGGGGCTCGCGTACGCCTGCTTCGCGAGCGCGCAGGACCTGCGGGGCGCCGAGGTCGCCCTGATCCGGCCGATGGCGGACGACCCGGCCGACTACGTGGTGCTCGACGCCGCGGGCGGCCGCTTCGCGATCACCATGACCTGCGCCGCGAACGCCCTGGGCCGGGTGCCCGAGGGGGACTTCGCGCAGTGCGACCGGGCCGTCGCCGAGGCCGCGATCGCCCCGCTGGCCGCCCTGCTCGGCACGGACGTCGCCACGGCGGCGACGAAGATCCTGGACGCGGGCACCGGCCAGGTCAGGGCGGTGGTCGACACGATGATGCGCGACTACCGCCTGGACAAGGACACCGCGGTGCTCGTCGGCGGGGGCGGTGGCGCCGCCGCCGTCACACCGCACCTCGCGGCCGTCACCGGACAGGAGGGCCGCATCGCCCGGCACAACGAGGTCATCAGCCCCATCGGCGTGGCCCTCGCCCTCATCCGGGAGCAGGTCGAGCGCATCATCCCGGGGGCCGGCCAGGAGCAGATCCTCGCCGTGCGCGCCGAGGCCGAGGCCGCCGTCGTCGCCCAGGGCGCCGCGGCGGACGGGGTGGAGGTGGAGGTCACCGTCGATCCGCAGACCAGCACCGTGCGGGCCGTCGCGACCGGCGCCACCGAACTGCGTACGCAGGACCGGGCCCACCGCGCCGGTGAGACGGACCGGCTGCGCGCCGCCGCCGACAGCCTCAGGACCGATCCGGCGTCCGTGACCGTGCTCGCGGGCACCCCCGCCCACACCGTGTACGGCACCGAGGTGCACCGCAGGTTCCGCCCGGACCTGCACCCGGTGCGGGTCGTCGACGCGGACGGCGTCGTACGGCTCCACGCGCCGGACGCCCGGGTCGAGACCACCACGGTGGGCCGGGCGCCCGAGGTCCTCGCGGGGCTGGTGAAGGAGGCGACGTCGTACGGCGACGGCGGCGTCCGCGCCCCGGCGCTGCGGCTGCTGCTCGGCTCCCGGATAGCGGACCTGTCCGGGGTGCTCGACCCGCAGCCGCTGCTCGCGCTCGCCCGCAGCGAACTGAGCTCGCGCGCTGCCGACGAACCGGTCGTCGCCGTCGTGGAGGTCCGGTCATGA
- a CDS encoding LacI family DNA-binding transcriptional regulator, protein MEEPKQRARPGRAPSPGGRTSRPRQAEVARLAGVSQATVSLVLGARKQGATISEETRRKVLDAVRTLGYVPDPAASRLAAARNNLLGVFSFTSTFPTDVQHSYYPFLVGVEQEAAARGYDLVLFTGSSTGGAGAAGPHALNRVRLADGCLFLGRHAPADELLRLVADGFPVVHLGRRDELEGLAWVGADYISASREVVAHLASLGHRRIVLVRENDDAPASTDREHGFLKGLEEAGLPGGPGAVFRSADPERELTAERLRGWLDDGVTAFVAEETDTGDAWRALHGAAHFVGIDCPRDASLAVLGSPPPDLADGAPITGFDIPRPQLGAAAVRMLAALVAGDEATEPLVACTFRAGSTAGPPPAGHP, encoded by the coding sequence GTGGAAGAACCCAAGCAGCGGGCCCGGCCGGGCCGGGCCCCCTCGCCCGGGGGCCGTACGTCCCGACCTCGGCAGGCCGAGGTCGCGCGCCTCGCCGGGGTCTCGCAGGCCACGGTCTCGCTGGTCCTCGGGGCGCGGAAACAGGGCGCGACGATCTCCGAGGAGACACGGCGCAAGGTGCTCGACGCGGTGCGCACGCTCGGGTACGTGCCCGATCCGGCGGCCAGCCGGCTGGCCGCCGCGCGCAACAACCTGCTCGGGGTCTTCAGCTTCACCTCCACGTTCCCGACCGACGTGCAGCACTCGTACTACCCGTTCCTCGTCGGCGTCGAGCAGGAGGCCGCCGCCCGGGGCTACGACCTGGTGCTCTTCACCGGCTCCAGCACGGGCGGCGCCGGGGCCGCCGGGCCCCACGCGCTCAACCGGGTACGGCTCGCCGACGGCTGCCTGTTCCTCGGGCGCCACGCACCGGCGGACGAGCTGCTGCGCCTGGTGGCCGACGGGTTCCCGGTCGTCCACCTGGGCCGCAGGGACGAGCTGGAGGGACTCGCCTGGGTCGGCGCCGACTACATCAGCGCCAGCCGGGAGGTCGTGGCGCACCTCGCCTCCCTCGGGCACCGCCGCATCGTGCTCGTACGCGAGAACGACGACGCCCCCGCGTCCACCGACCGCGAGCACGGCTTCCTCAAGGGCCTGGAGGAGGCGGGGCTGCCCGGCGGCCCCGGGGCCGTCTTCCGTTCCGCCGACCCGGAGCGCGAGCTCACCGCGGAACGGCTGCGCGGCTGGCTCGACGACGGGGTGACGGCCTTCGTCGCGGAGGAGACCGACACCGGCGACGCCTGGCGCGCCCTGCACGGCGCCGCGCACTTCGTCGGCATCGACTGCCCGCGTGACGCCTCGCTCGCCGTGCTCGGCAGCCCACCACCGGATCTGGCGGACGGTGCGCCCATCACCGGATTCGACATCCCCCGGCCGCAGCTGGGCGCGGCCGCCGTGCGCATGCTCGCCGCGCTGGTGGCCGGCGACGAGGCGACGGAACCCCTCGTGGCCTGCACCTTCCGCGCCGGCTCGACGGCGGGACCGCCGCCCGCCGGCCACCCATGA
- a CDS encoding lipase translates to MTVSTSPSTPGPARSRGALRACAAAVCCGLLLSGPAAVATATATAPVGRAHAPGPAEESGRGTLVSAEKLYTLATPQAAAAELAAAGFAGGTARHGVVAYRLVYRTVDAYGRPTTASGLFALPLSSAHRLRTVSFAHGTGSHKDDAPSMQRGAFVSAPVIAHAASGAASVAPDYLGLGKGPGLHPWMDINSETTASLDMLRAARAFAPRAGHSLEREVMVTGFSQGASAALGLGRALESGRDRWFRLGALAPVSGAYDFGGAELPALLAGRLEPKSSVVYAAYTLVAFNRLHHIYDAPGEVFRAPYDSTVEALFDGAHTGEQLMRGTPGALGDLLTDHGRDLLAHPTGGLAAALRTTDAVCTDWTPRAPVRLYMAAGDEQAATENTAHCRAALRAGGVSAPVIDLGEADYNGSRHLGSNVAATAAVVRWFGELSRP, encoded by the coding sequence GTGACCGTCTCCACCTCGCCGTCCACGCCCGGCCCGGCCCGCTCCCGCGGCGCCCTGCGGGCCTGTGCGGCGGCCGTCTGCTGCGGCCTGCTGCTGAGCGGGCCGGCCGCTGTCGCCACCGCCACCGCCACCGCGCCCGTCGGCCGGGCGCACGCGCCCGGCCCGGCCGAGGAGTCGGGCCGGGGCACCCTGGTCTCCGCCGAGAAGCTGTACACGCTCGCGACCCCGCAGGCGGCGGCCGCCGAGCTGGCCGCCGCCGGGTTCGCGGGCGGCACCGCGCGGCACGGCGTCGTCGCCTACCGGCTGGTCTACCGGACCGTCGACGCGTACGGCCGGCCGACCACGGCGAGCGGACTGTTCGCCCTGCCGCTCAGCAGCGCGCACCGGCTGCGCACGGTCTCCTTCGCGCACGGCACCGGCAGCCACAAGGACGACGCACCGTCCATGCAGCGCGGCGCGTTCGTGTCCGCACCCGTGATCGCGCACGCGGCCTCCGGCGCGGCCTCGGTCGCACCCGACTACCTGGGGCTCGGCAAGGGCCCCGGCCTCCACCCCTGGATGGACATCAACTCGGAGACCACGGCTTCCCTCGACATGCTCCGGGCCGCCCGCGCCTTCGCCCCCCGCGCCGGGCACTCGCTGGAGCGCGAGGTCATGGTCACCGGCTTCTCGCAGGGCGCCTCGGCGGCCCTGGGCCTCGGCCGGGCTCTGGAGTCGGGGCGGGACCGCTGGTTCCGGCTCGGCGCGCTGGCGCCGGTCAGCGGCGCGTACGACTTCGGCGGCGCGGAGCTGCCGGCGCTGCTCGCGGGCAGGCTGGAACCCAAGTCGAGCGTGGTGTACGCGGCGTACACCCTGGTCGCCTTCAACCGGCTCCACCACATCTACGACGCCCCCGGCGAGGTCTTCCGGGCCCCGTACGACAGCACGGTCGAGGCGCTGTTCGACGGCGCCCACACCGGGGAGCAGCTGATGCGCGGCACCCCGGGCGCCCTGGGCGACCTGCTGACGGACCACGGCCGCGACCTCCTGGCGCACCCGACGGGAGGGCTCGCGGCGGCCCTGCGCACCACCGACGCCGTCTGCACCGACTGGACGCCCCGCGCCCCGGTCCGCCTCTACATGGCGGCCGGGGACGAGCAGGCCGCCACCGAGAACACCGCGCACTGCCGGGCGGCGCTGCGCGCCGGGGGCGTCTCCGCGCCGGTCATCGACCTCGGCGAGGCCGACTACAACGGATCGCGCCACCTGGGGTCCAACGTCGCGGCCACGGCGGCCGTCGTGCGCTGGTTCGGTGAGCTGTCCCGGCCCTGA
- a CDS encoding FAD-dependent oxidoreductase, with product MIPEPDILVVGAGLGGIAAALAACRAGRTVVLTEETDWIGGQLTSQAVPPDEHPWVEEFGTTASYRALRESIRDHYRRWYPLRSEALALTSLNPGAGRVSKLCHEPRVALAVLDAMLAPHRSAGRLTLLTEHRPVAADAGDDDTVRSVTLEDIRTGNRRTVGARYVIDATETGELLELAGVEHAIGAEARAEFGEPHAPEQAQPLNQQGITVCFALSHHEGEDHTIERPADYDFWRGYRPDFWPGPLLGFLAPDPRSLEAVPRTFVPNPDLDPLDVNADQSADAGDKELFGFRRILARKLHRPGAFDSDITLVNWPLNDYWLKPLIGAGEETSAAALAEARQLSLSVLYWLQTEAPRADGGRGFPGLRLRPDITGTSDGLAKAPYVRESRRIKAVTTVTEHDVSIDIVGPYGGTRYRDSVGVGNYRIDLHPSTGGDNYIDIGSVPFEIPLGALIPRRVRNLLPAGKNIGTTHITNGCYRLHPVEWNIGEVAGSLAAHCVAESVEPHRVQAEDKRFDAFARLLEREGVQRHWPDVRGY from the coding sequence GTGATACCCGAACCCGACATCCTCGTCGTGGGCGCCGGTCTCGGCGGCATCGCCGCCGCACTCGCCGCCTGCCGGGCGGGGCGCACCGTCGTCCTCACCGAGGAGACGGACTGGATCGGCGGCCAGCTCACCTCGCAGGCGGTCCCGCCGGACGAGCACCCATGGGTCGAGGAGTTCGGGACCACCGCCTCGTACCGCGCCCTGCGCGAGTCCATCAGGGACCACTACCGCCGCTGGTACCCGCTGCGCTCCGAGGCCCTCGCGCTCACCAGCCTCAACCCCGGGGCCGGCCGCGTCAGCAAGCTCTGCCACGAGCCGCGCGTCGCCCTCGCCGTCCTGGACGCGATGCTCGCACCGCACCGCTCCGCCGGCCGGCTGACCCTGCTGACCGAGCACCGGCCGGTCGCCGCCGACGCGGGCGACGACGACACCGTGCGGTCCGTCACGCTGGAGGACATCCGCACCGGCAACCGCCGTACGGTCGGGGCGCGTTACGTCATCGACGCCACCGAGACCGGCGAACTGCTCGAACTCGCCGGGGTGGAGCACGCGATCGGCGCCGAGGCGCGCGCCGAGTTCGGCGAACCGCACGCCCCCGAGCAGGCCCAGCCCCTCAACCAGCAGGGCATCACCGTGTGCTTCGCGCTCTCCCACCACGAGGGCGAGGACCACACCATCGAGCGGCCGGCCGACTACGACTTCTGGCGCGGCTACCGGCCCGACTTCTGGCCGGGCCCGCTGCTCGGCTTCCTCGCCCCCGACCCCCGCAGCCTGGAAGCCGTACCGCGCACCTTCGTGCCCAACCCGGACCTCGACCCGCTCGACGTCAACGCGGACCAGTCCGCCGACGCGGGCGACAAGGAACTCTTCGGCTTCCGCCGCATCCTGGCCCGCAAGCTGCACCGGCCCGGCGCCTTCGACTCCGACATCACCCTGGTCAACTGGCCGCTCAACGACTACTGGCTCAAGCCCCTGATCGGCGCGGGCGAGGAGACCTCGGCCGCCGCCCTGGCCGAGGCCCGCCAGCTCTCCCTGTCGGTGCTGTACTGGCTCCAGACCGAGGCGCCGCGCGCCGACGGCGGCCGGGGATTCCCCGGGCTGCGGCTGCGGCCCGACATCACCGGGACGTCCGACGGGCTCGCCAAGGCCCCGTACGTCCGCGAGTCGCGCCGCATCAAGGCCGTCACCACCGTCACCGAACACGACGTGTCCATCGACATCGTCGGCCCGTACGGCGGCACCCGGTACCGGGACTCCGTCGGCGTCGGCAACTACCGCATCGACCTGCACCCCTCCACCGGGGGCGACAACTACATCGACATCGGGTCGGTGCCGTTCGAGATCCCGCTCGGCGCGCTGATCCCGCGCCGGGTCCGCAACCTGCTGCCCGCCGGAAAGAACATCGGCACCACCCACATCACCAACGGCTGCTACCGGCTCCACCCGGTGGAATGGAACATCGGCGAGGTCGCCGGCTCCCTCGCGGCGCACTGCGTCGCCGAGAGCGTCGAGCCGCACCGGGTCCAGGCCGAGGACAAGCGGTTCGACGCGTTCGCCCGGCTGCTGGAGCGCGAGGGCGTCCAGCGCCACTGGCCCGACGTACGCGGCTACTGA
- a CDS encoding TRAP transporter large permease subunit has protein sequence MGVVILLVMAAGVAAMLTRRLPTAFALVILGVVIALVAGAPATGENSVLDTVVQNGAPMLAATMIAILLGSWLGRLLDETGIAGTLVRKIVEFGGDRPVVVALGVLAVSTLVGTVTGSAPAAMLAGIIGIPAMIAVGIPKVTAAGTILMGIAAGMPFELPIWQFFSTALELPVDTVRGFMMKLFPFALAAAVLFVLIETRRRGVEHAWSLKSASAKPDSRRKQLGDAPWYALLTPLVPLVLALGFDVAILPSMLAGVLYALVTTTRPRDMNKRLLRTLYGAFEVAAAPIVLFVAIGILLAAVKLPGAVESLEPLVKAVSPQNPVLFVVVFTVLVPLCLYRGPLNVYGLGAGIAGVLIAAGIYPAVAVLGLATSYNQVFGVSDPTSTQTVWSAQYAGVTPQQVMLRTLPYVWAVALGGFCVTAASYL, from the coding sequence ATGGGCGTCGTCATCCTTCTTGTCATGGCGGCCGGTGTCGCCGCGATGCTCACCCGCAGGCTGCCCACCGCCTTCGCGCTCGTCATCCTCGGCGTCGTCATCGCCCTCGTCGCGGGAGCCCCGGCGACAGGCGAGAACAGCGTCCTGGACACGGTCGTGCAGAACGGCGCGCCGATGCTCGCCGCCACGATGATCGCGATCCTGCTCGGCTCCTGGCTGGGCAGGCTGCTCGACGAGACCGGCATCGCCGGCACCCTCGTCCGCAAGATCGTCGAGTTCGGCGGGGACCGGCCGGTCGTGGTCGCCCTCGGCGTCCTCGCCGTCTCCACCCTCGTCGGCACGGTCACCGGCTCGGCCCCCGCGGCGATGCTGGCCGGCATCATCGGCATCCCCGCGATGATCGCCGTCGGCATTCCCAAGGTCACTGCGGCCGGGACGATCCTGATGGGCATCGCCGCCGGAATGCCCTTCGAACTGCCCATCTGGCAGTTCTTCTCCACCGCGCTCGAACTGCCCGTCGACACGGTCCGGGGCTTCATGATGAAGCTGTTCCCGTTCGCGCTGGCCGCCGCCGTCCTCTTCGTCCTCATCGAGACCCGGCGACGGGGGGTCGAGCACGCGTGGTCCCTCAAGTCGGCCTCCGCGAAGCCCGACTCCCGGCGCAAGCAGCTCGGTGACGCGCCCTGGTACGCGCTGCTCACCCCGCTCGTCCCGCTCGTCCTCGCGCTCGGCTTCGACGTCGCGATCCTGCCGTCGATGCTGGCCGGTGTCCTGTACGCGCTGGTCACCACCACCCGGCCGCGTGACATGAACAAGCGGCTGCTGCGCACGCTGTACGGCGCGTTCGAGGTCGCGGCGGCACCGATCGTGCTGTTCGTCGCCATCGGCATCCTCCTCGCCGCGGTGAAGCTGCCCGGCGCGGTGGAGTCCCTGGAACCGCTGGTGAAGGCCGTCAGCCCGCAGAACCCGGTGCTGTTCGTCGTGGTGTTCACCGTGCTGGTGCCGCTCTGCCTGTACCGGGGGCCGCTGAACGTCTACGGGCTCGGCGCGGGTATCGCCGGTGTCCTCATCGCGGCAGGCATCTACCCGGCCGTCGCGGTCCTCGGCCTCGCCACCTCGTACAACCAGGTCTTCGGGGTGTCGGACCCCACCAGTACGCAGACCGTCTGGAGCGCGCAGTACGCCGGGGTGACACCCCAGCAGGTGATGCTGCGGACCCTGCCGTACGTCTGGGCCGTGGCGCTGGGCGGATTCTGTGTGACCGCCGCCAGTTACCTGTGA
- a CDS encoding HEAT repeat domain-containing protein: MLRALEDDRSSVRLRAALAVGTTPDPVFVDKLVERCAVEPEFLVRDMLTWALTRHPAALTLPRVLRELHSERARARSQALHTLSKIGDPQAWPAITPTLLCDADDEVARTAWRAAVVLVPEGGKSALAQVLATQLGRGGRETQLSLSRALAGLGEAAAPALDTAAGVAEPGVRAHAIATRRLLGDPDAGFEFAIEEAKRVVALGGYGQEG; the protein is encoded by the coding sequence ATGCTTCGCGCTCTGGAGGACGACCGTTCGTCCGTCCGGCTGCGGGCGGCCCTCGCGGTCGGTACGACGCCCGATCCGGTCTTCGTCGACAAGCTCGTCGAACGGTGCGCGGTCGAGCCCGAGTTCCTCGTGCGCGACATGCTGACCTGGGCACTCACCCGCCACCCGGCAGCCCTGACGCTTCCCCGGGTGCTGCGCGAACTCCACTCGGAGCGGGCGCGGGCGCGGAGTCAGGCGCTGCACACCCTGTCCAAGATCGGGGACCCGCAGGCGTGGCCGGCCATCACCCCGACGCTCCTGTGCGACGCCGACGACGAGGTGGCGCGGACCGCTTGGCGGGCCGCGGTCGTGCTCGTGCCGGAGGGCGGGAAGTCCGCGCTGGCCCAGGTGCTGGCGACGCAGCTCGGGCGCGGTGGGCGGGAGACGCAGCTGAGCCTCAGCCGGGCGCTGGCCGGACTGGGGGAAGCGGCCGCGCCGGCCCTGGACACCGCGGCCGGCGTCGCGGAACCGGGTGTGCGGGCGCACGCGATCGCCACCCGGCGGCTACTGGGCGACCCGGACGCCGGGTTCGAGTTCGCGATCGAGGAGGCGAAACGCGTCGTGGCCCTCGGCGGGTACGGCCAGGAGGGATGA